One region of Streptomyces capillispiralis genomic DNA includes:
- a CDS encoding succinate dehydrogenase/fumarate reductase iron-sulfur subunit: protein MKLTLRVWRQKNADADGTMSTYEVDGISPDMSFLEMLDTLNEGLILKGEDPVAFDHDCREGICGACSLVINGDAHGPERTTTCQLHMRSFRDGDTIDVEPWRAAAFPVVKDLVVDRSAFDRIIQAGGYITAPTGSAPEAHATPVPKPDADFAFEHAECIGCGACVAACPNGAAMLFTSAKINHLNVLPQGAPERETRVLDMVAQMDEEGFGGCTLAGECATACPKGIPLVSITGMNKEWLRATRRAAKR from the coding sequence ATGAAGCTCACCCTGCGCGTCTGGCGGCAGAAGAACGCCGACGCCGACGGCACCATGTCCACGTACGAGGTGGACGGCATCTCGCCCGACATGTCCTTCCTGGAGATGCTCGACACGCTCAACGAGGGGCTCATCCTCAAGGGCGAGGACCCGGTCGCCTTCGACCACGACTGCCGCGAGGGCATCTGCGGCGCCTGCTCGCTGGTCATCAACGGCGACGCGCACGGGCCCGAGCGCACCACCACCTGCCAGCTGCACATGCGCTCCTTCCGGGACGGCGACACCATCGACGTCGAACCGTGGCGGGCCGCCGCCTTCCCGGTGGTGAAGGACCTGGTGGTCGACCGGTCGGCGTTCGACCGCATCATCCAGGCCGGCGGCTACATCACCGCGCCCACCGGCTCCGCCCCGGAGGCCCACGCCACGCCGGTGCCCAAGCCCGACGCGGACTTCGCCTTCGAGCACGCCGAGTGCATCGGCTGCGGCGCCTGCGTCGCCGCCTGCCCCAACGGCGCGGCGATGCTGTTCACCTCGGCGAAGATCAACCACCTCAACGTGCTGCCGCAGGGCGCCCCCGAGCGGGAGACCCGGGTGCTGGACATGGTGGCGCAGATGGACGAGGAGGGCTTCGGCGGCTGCACCCTCGCCGGCGAGTGCGCGACGGCGTGCCCCAAGGGCATCCCGCTCGTGTCCATCACCGGAATGAACAAGGAGTGGCTGCGGGCCACCCGCAGGGCGGCGAAGCGGTAG